Proteins encoded by one window of Alphaproteobacteria bacterium:
- a CDS encoding DUF6165 family protein, with protein sequence MTLKVAVSWGELIDKITILEIKRDRLRDPGQLAHVETELAALVAARDGALSAAADIAAETENLRDINTALWEIEDDIRGHERRKDFGPGFIELARSVYITNDRRAAIKRRINDRLGSDIVEEKSYADYG encoded by the coding sequence ATGACTCTAAAAGTCGCCGTATCCTGGGGCGAGTTGATCGACAAGATCACGATCCTGGAAATCAAGCGCGACCGACTGCGCGACCCGGGGCAGCTTGCCCATGTGGAAACCGAACTTGCCGCGCTCGTCGCGGCGCGCGACGGCGCCCTTTCCGCCGCTGCCGACATTGCGGCGGAAACGGAAAACCTGCGCGACATCAACACGGCCTTGTGGGAAATCGAGGATGACATTCGCGGCCATGAACGGCGCAAGGATTTCGGGCCGGGCTTCATCGAACTGGCGCGATCCGTATACATCACCAATGACCGCCGCGCCGCGATCAAGCGGCGGATCAACGACAGGCTGGGCTCCGA
- a CDS encoding universal stress protein — MALKNILVYISDSAQSQHRVDAAIDLAMRHDAHLTGIDVEPTVRMSTYVAPEIPKDVLREIQAQHAARAAKARANFETAAQRTGWFDRCSLMTEHGDPIDVLSLHARHADLTIVGQTPPPNTPNGEMSLAHDLVLQSGRPVLVMPFFGATAPIGKNIVVAWNGGREAARAVGDAMSLLERADTVCVLSIQPEGSDDAPGADITHHLARHGVRATARQSVANNVDTGDVLLNFVADSGADLLVMGAYGHSRMREMVLGGVTRHVLQHAAVPILMSH, encoded by the coding sequence ATGGCGTTGAAGAATATTCTGGTCTACATTTCCGACTCGGCCCAGTCGCAGCACCGGGTCGATGCGGCCATTGATCTGGCGATGCGGCACGACGCCCACCTGACGGGCATTGACGTCGAGCCGACGGTCCGCATGTCGACCTACGTGGCACCGGAAATTCCGAAAGATGTCCTTCGGGAAATCCAGGCGCAGCATGCGGCGCGGGCCGCAAAGGCGCGTGCGAATTTCGAAACCGCGGCGCAACGCACCGGATGGTTCGACCGCTGCAGTCTGATGACCGAACACGGCGACCCGATCGATGTCCTGTCGTTGCACGCGCGCCATGCGGATCTGACGATTGTCGGTCAGACGCCCCCGCCCAATACGCCCAATGGCGAAATGTCCCTGGCGCATGACCTGGTGCTGCAATCCGGCCGTCCCGTGCTCGTCATGCCGTTTTTCGGCGCGACCGCGCCGATCGGAAAGAATATCGTCGTCGCCTGGAACGGCGGCCGCGAGGCGGCGCGCGCGGTCGGCGACGCGATGTCGCTGCTGGAACGCGCGGATACGGTGTGCGTCCTGTCGATTCAGCCCGAAGGATCAGACGACGCGCCGGGGGCCGATATCACCCATCATCTCGCCCGGCATGGTGTCCGGGCAACCGCAAGGCAATCCGTAGCGAACAATGTCGATACAGGCGACGTGCTGCTCAATTTCGTCGCGGATTCCGGCGCGGACCTGCTCGTGATGGGCGCTTACGGGCATTCACGCATGCGCGAGATGGTCCTTGGCGGCGTCACGCGGCACGTGCTGCAACACGCGGCCGTGCCGATTTTGATGTCCCATTGA